GGGAGGGCGATATGTGCAGTTGGGTCGCTCGGCTCCAAGGACGGTGCAACCAGGCTGTCGTTGACATATACGTCGACTGCCGGGGCATCTGGTGCCGCATGGACGAAGCGGACCAGACCGTTATCGCTGGGCAGCATGGTGGCGCTGTCTGCGAGTAACACAGCGGGAGCTTCGGGCGTGCCATAGACAATAGCAAGATGGCTTGTGCCCGCATCCAACGGCAGCGTCAGATTGCTCAGCAGGGTATCGATGGTGCCCGTGATGGAGATATTCACCACATAATTTTGCGCGGGCAGGTCGAAAGCGCCGAACGAAGTGGCATAAGCCATATTCGTGGCGAGTGCGGTTCCTGCATCTTGCAGCGCACCATTTAAGGTGACGGGTTCTGCCAGCGTTATATCGACGGCAGGGCCACCTGCAATGGCGTGAATGAGCAGCAGACGTGTGCTGCCAAAGGATGTGCTGCTGAGATTATCATTGAAGGCGTCGAAGCGCAGGGTGTCAGGTGATGAGGCGATGAAGGTCGTAGCGCTATCGGCTGTTGCGGAGATTGTTTGTTCCCATAAAACTGTGCTGCTGATGCCGCTAGCTGTTACAGTGACGGTATGGTCGCCAGCAGGCACACTGAGATAACCGGTTGCTTCACCATAGCTGACATCGCTCAGTGCTAATGTGCCATCAAGATACACATCAATCGCGGATGCACCGGGGATGACATGTACAAAGCGCACATTCGCGGCGTCTTGGGCTGCAATAGGTGATGCCATCAGCATCAACATTGCAGTCAGGATCAACCACAACGCACGATGAACTCTATTCATAGTCCCTCTCCCTTCCTGTTGTGAGGTCTTGGCACCATTGGGTTCTCATCCATACAGGTGCGCATTAGATATGACAGTGGTTATTGTACAAAAAAAGCTGGTACTGTTGCTACCGAGATTACAGTACCAGCCTGTTTGCCGTTAAGAAAGGGCGTTTAGGTCCCTTCTTGCCACTGATTGAGGTACGTTTCCTGTTCTTCAGTGAGTTTATCAATGCCAACGCCCATGGCTTCCAGCTTGAGGCGGGCAATTTCCATGTCGACATCAGCGGGGATGGTATAAACCTGATTTTTCAGTGTCTCGGCATTGAGCATCATGAATTCAGCGCCCAGGGCCTGATTCGCAAAGCTCATATCCATCACGCTGGCGGGATGGCCTTCTGCAGCTGCCAGGTTGATGAGGCGGCCTTCGCCGAGAACGTAAACGGGGCGACCATTGATGCTGTATTCTTCTACGAAGGGGCGCACCAGTTTGGGATCACCATCGGAGATCTTGCGCAGGCCCTTGAGGTTGATTTCGACGTTGAAGTGGCCGCTGTTAGCGACGATAGCACCTGGCTTCATCACTTCGAAGTGATGGGTATCGAGCACGTGAATATCACCCGTTGCTGTGACGAAGATATCGCCGACCTTGGCAGCTTCGGTCATCGGCATGACGCGGTAGCCGTCCATAACGGCTTCCAGCGCGCGCATGGGGTTCACTTCTGTGACGATGACATTCGCACCCATGCCCGAAGCACGGTTTGCAATACCACGGCTGCACCAGCCATAGCCACCCACAACGAGAGTACGACCAGCCAACAAGATGTTGGTAGCACGGACAATGCCATCAATCGTGCTCTGGCCTGTGCCATAGCGATTGTCGAAGAGGTGCTTGGTGTCGCTGTCGTTGACCGCGATTACGGGGAATTCTAGCGCACCATCTTTAGCCATTGCCTTCAGGCGGATAACGCCGGTGGTTGTTTCTTCTGTACCGCCGATGATCGTTTCCAGGGCTTCGCGGCGGCTCTTGTGGATCGTGCTGACGAGATCCGCACCATCGTCCATCGTGATTTGCGGCTTATGGTCGATGGCTGCACTCAGGTGCTTGTAATAGGTTTCGTCATCTTCACCCTTGATAGCGTACACGGGGATTTCATCGTGTACAACCAGGGAAGCGGCGACATCATCCTGTGTGGAGAGCGGGTTAGAAGCAACCAGTACCACATCTGCACCACCGGCTTGCAATGTGCGCATCAGGTTGGCTGTTTCTGTCGTGACGTGCAAGCATGCTGAGACACGCAGGCCCTTCAGCGGCTTTTCTTTTTCGAAGCGCTCACGGATAGCGCGCAGCACGGGCATTTCTTGTTCAGCCCAATCGATGCGGAAACGCCCACCAGTGGCGAGGCTCTGGTCCTTAATATCGTGTTCCGTCATAGTAACTCCATTTGTATCTAGTCATGTCTCGTGTTTGGATCAAACACTTAAATTGAACACAATCTGCTAAACGCGCGGATTGTATCACAGCGCGTGGAATCTGTCGTCAGTGTAAAACGTTGATGTTATACCGCGTTAAAGCCTGTTTTTTAGGATGTGACCGTATGTTTGAGCAAGACGTCAAGCTGTCCCTGGTCATCCTGATGTTGGCGGAATCGCTCAACATACTCGTTGATATTGTAGCGATGTCCCTGTGGTCCGATGTGCTCCAGCGTGTATGTGGCACACAGCGCGCCCATTGCACCTGCCATTTCAAGCGGTCTGTCATAAGCTAAGCCCGTGAAGAACCCAGCCCGGAAGGCATCACCAGCGCCTGTGGGATCTTTGATTTCTGTCGGGGCAAACGCCGGGACGTGGATACGGTCACCGTTGGTGTAAATTTCCGAGCCTTCGCCACCGTGGGTGATAACGAGTAGATCGATTGTTTGACGCAGATCATCCATGGTCATGCCTGTTTTATCGCAGATGAGATGGGCTTCATACTCATTTACGATCATCAGGTAGGCTCCCTGCATATCATGGCGCAGGGTATTTCCATCTAAACGGGCAACCTGTTGGCTGGGGTCATAGACGAAGCGATAATCGTTATCGCGGCATTCCTGTGTGAGGTTGGACATAGCCTGTGGATCATTGGGGGAAACAACGACCAGATCAGGCTGTGCACCATTCAATGCTTCTGCAAGTGTGTATTGATTGGCAAGGGCCATTGCGCCACTATAGAAAGAAGCGATCTGGTTGTTTTCCTCATCCGTATTGCAGAAGAAAGACGCTGTGAAGACGCTGTCTATTTGCTTGACGGTGCTCGTATCTACACCAGCTTCGCTCAGCCAGCGACGATAATCTGGGAAGTCGCGGCCTGCGGTGCCCATCAACTTGGGACTAATGCCGAATCGTGCCATCGTAAAAGCGATATTGGCGGCGACCCCGCCCCAGTGTTTTGTCATGTCTTCGACAAGAAAACTGAGGCTGACCTGATGCAGCGCTTCTGTTAGGATATGCTCTTTGAAGCTGCCAGGGAAGCGCATGAGGTAATCGTAGGCAATAGAGCCTGTGACAACAATATTCATAAGCGTCTCGTTGAGGTATCTCACTACTTAGTTACTGTTTATTGCACACAAAATCGAGGCGAAACACAACCTCGATTTGAAGCGACAGATTAGTATAACACGCAAATGGACACTAGCGAGATATAATATCAGCGCAAGCGTTAAGGAGTTTGATATGACAGTTGCAAAGCGGCAGCGTATCCGCAAGGCGGATTTGGCGCTTGATTGGGTTGGCCTTCGCCGTGGCGATTATTCTGATAAGTACTTCGCCAATGTGGTGCAGGTTTTAAATGGATTAAAACAGGCGGGTTATCGTTATAAAGGCGATAATCCGAGGCAGATCCCAGATGCCTCTCACTTCAACGTTGGGGATGCATTGGTAGAAGCGCAGATTTTTAATCGCCGCTCGCCCATTGCTCTCATAACAGGTGTGGATGTTGCCCTGATTATGCTGCGTCATGCGACAGGCTATCATGATGACAGCGGTATTTTCCAGGAGACGTGGCAGCATCTGGAAGTTGATGCCGTTCATGATGGTGATATTACATACTACGATGGTGACCCGGAAAACGTGCTCACTGTGATTGAAATCCGGGGGCGGTATCGAGACTTTGCTGTTCTAGAAACGCCGATGCTGGGCGTGCTTTCTCGCGCAAGCCGGATTGCAACGAATGTGTATGAAGTACTGCAAGTGAGCAACGGCAAGCCGATTCTTTACTTCCCGGCGCGTTTTGATATTCCCCAAACGCAGGCTTTGGATGGCTATGCTTATTGGCTGGCCGTGAACCGCTACAATACCGAAAATAACCTTAATATACCACCCATCGTCAGCACCGATGCACAGGGGCGCTGGTGGGGCGGGCAGGGTAGTGGCACGATTCCGCATGCCTTAATTGCATGCTTCCTGGCTGATGATGTGGAGATGATCGAGCAGTTTGCGCGATATGTGCCATTAGATACGCTGCGAATTTTGCTGACGGATTTTAACAACGATACATTGCGTTCAGCGCGGATAGCGTTGACGCGTATGTGGCCTTACTACCGCGATGCGTATGAAGTTGGTGACGAGGCAGAAATGCGCCGTTGGACGCTGAATGGCGTTCGTCTGGATACGAGCAGCAAATTGCGTGATGTCTCGCTGGATGCAGATGATCCCCGTGGTGTGAATCCCATTCTGGTGCGCAAAATGCGCACAGCCCTGAACACAGCCTGGGAAAGTTGGGATGTGCCTGCACGCCTTGAAGATGTGGCACGTGCTTATTGTGAGCAGGTGCAGATTGTTGTGTCGGGTGGCTTCAATCGTGAGAAGATCGAGTATTTTGAACGTGCTCGTACACCTGTCGATTCTTACGGCGTCGGTTCCTCATTCCTGAGCAACAATAGCGAGACAAATACAGACTTCACAATGGATGTGGTCCGCATCGCGATTGATGGCGTCTGGCATCCAATTGCTAAAGTTGGGCGTCGTCCCAGTGATAATCCTGATCTGCGCCGAGTTGACCTTAGCGAATATTAGGGAAGGTGTTATGACGGACGAGTTCCCCGGAGAGATGAACGGCAGCAACGCAGATGACAACCAGGGTAGGGATTATGTGCCGCCGCATGGTCGCCAGCCGAAGTTCGTTCCGTCCCGTACAGGACATGCCGTTTCCCTGGCTGGCCTTGTTGAGCGTGTTATTGAAGAATTTCACATCGAGTTTGAAGATGATTCTCCTGCCTTGTTAGAAGCAGATACCGTCACCAAACGGCGTACGCTGCTGCGTGATGTGGCGGAATATATCTTTGGCATTGAGTCCGTGCAGCTTGAACTTACGGATAAGGCGTCCATTATCCAGCAGGCCTATAGCGAGTTATTTGGTTATGGCCCGTTGGATGCCTTCTTCGCGGACCCTGCTGTCACGACGATTTTGCTGGAAGGGGAGGAAAAAATTGCACTCCGGCGCGGTCCAGGTGCTGAGCTAAAGGCTGTTGAGCCTGTATTTGATGATTGGCATCATATGCGCCGGGTTATGAAGCGGTTGCTGCGGCATGCTGCGGCAGAATTGCGCGATGATATCCCTATTCTTGAAGTGGGCCTCTCCATTAATGGGCGACCTACCAGTGTAAAAGTGGTTGTCCCACCCTATACGCCGGAGTTTACAGCCGATATTCGCGTGCATCCTGCTCAGGTTGTGACGCTGGACGATATGGTTC
The Phototrophicus methaneseepsis DNA segment above includes these coding regions:
- the ahcY gene encoding adenosylhomocysteinase, with protein sequence MTEHDIKDQSLATGGRFRIDWAEQEMPVLRAIRERFEKEKPLKGLRVSACLHVTTETANLMRTLQAGGADVVLVASNPLSTQDDVAASLVVHDEIPVYAIKGEDDETYYKHLSAAIDHKPQITMDDGADLVSTIHKSRREALETIIGGTEETTTGVIRLKAMAKDGALEFPVIAVNDSDTKHLFDNRYGTGQSTIDGIVRATNILLAGRTLVVGGYGWCSRGIANRASGMGANVIVTEVNPMRALEAVMDGYRVMPMTEAAKVGDIFVTATGDIHVLDTHHFEVMKPGAIVANSGHFNVEINLKGLRKISDGDPKLVRPFVEEYSINGRPVYVLGEGRLINLAAAEGHPASVMDMSFANQALGAEFMMLNAETLKNQVYTIPADVDMEIARLKLEAMGVGIDKLTEEQETYLNQWQEGT
- a CDS encoding carbohydrate kinase family protein codes for the protein MNIVVTGSIAYDYLMRFPGSFKEHILTEALHQVSLSFLVEDMTKHWGGVAANIAFTMARFGISPKLMGTAGRDFPDYRRWLSEAGVDTSTVKQIDSVFTASFFCNTDEENNQIASFYSGAMALANQYTLAEALNGAQPDLVVVSPNDPQAMSNLTQECRDNDYRFVYDPSQQVARLDGNTLRHDMQGAYLMIVNEYEAHLICDKTGMTMDDLRQTIDLLVITHGGEGSEIYTNGDRIHVPAFAPTEIKDPTGAGDAFRAGFFTGLAYDRPLEMAGAMGALCATYTLEHIGPQGHRYNINEYVERFRQHQDDQGQLDVLLKHTVTS
- a CDS encoding nicotinate phosphoribosyltransferase; translation: MTVAKRQRIRKADLALDWVGLRRGDYSDKYFANVVQVLNGLKQAGYRYKGDNPRQIPDASHFNVGDALVEAQIFNRRSPIALITGVDVALIMLRHATGYHDDSGIFQETWQHLEVDAVHDGDITYYDGDPENVLTVIEIRGRYRDFAVLETPMLGVLSRASRIATNVYEVLQVSNGKPILYFPARFDIPQTQALDGYAYWLAVNRYNTENNLNIPPIVSTDAQGRWWGGQGSGTIPHALIACFLADDVEMIEQFARYVPLDTLRILLTDFNNDTLRSARIALTRMWPYYRDAYEVGDEAEMRRWTLNGVRLDTSSKLRDVSLDADDPRGVNPILVRKMRTALNTAWESWDVPARLEDVARAYCEQVQIVVSGGFNREKIEYFERARTPVDSYGVGSSFLSNNSETNTDFTMDVVRIAIDGVWHPIAKVGRRPSDNPDLRRVDLSEY
- a CDS encoding ATPase, T2SS/T4P/T4SS family, encoding MTDEFPGEMNGSNADDNQGRDYVPPHGRQPKFVPSRTGHAVSLAGLVERVIEEFHIEFEDDSPALLEADTVTKRRTLLRDVAEYIFGIESVQLELTDKASIIQQAYSELFGYGPLDAFFADPAVTTILLEGEEKIALRRGPGAELKAVEPVFDDWHHMRRVMKRLLRHAAAELRDDIPILEVGLSINGRPTSVKVVVPPYTPEFTADIRVHPAQVVTLDDMVRDGMLPDVVARLLRAVAKSPHGFMVVGDTESGKTTLMTAMLAEIGPSSHMHSVEWTGELRLPEGATQHKVQWPVGDEEGVGFAECVQQVLDEEPNALILDEVRADGAEAIAPLLANEVAPRQMWVVRGASDPKRIRSAMGMLARQAGPHQPEAMVQALYERLPFVVVVKRRPDRLEVMEIAEWQPRADAEYPDYVPLVARGWDSLERTSHPIQHPLEDLQE